In one window of Mycobacteriales bacterium DNA:
- a CDS encoding phosphatase PAP2 family protein, with product MTDQRLDFVSAGRNASGVRGRLAHWHRRLRARRKTWMAIRGFREIVLIVGTYSLYDVTRFLVAGDHDGAISHGRAIFNFEQRWNIAPEHWLNKAISPHVLLAVPSDYIYATLHYVVTPIVLIWLWRRHPPFYGGARNVLLFTTLIGLACFSLYPVAPPRLLGGFIDTMAKYSHYGWWGKAASAPRGFGHDTNQYAAMPSLHVGWALWSGWQLVKHGKHRVTRWLGVLYPIVLSIVVVATANHYLLDVVGGVAAVLLGTVMAWLFGRIGWSKLLPVATEHPPPSSTT from the coding sequence GTGACTGACCAGCGTCTCGACTTCGTGTCCGCCGGCCGCAACGCCTCCGGGGTTCGCGGCCGGCTGGCCCACTGGCACCGCCGCTTGCGCGCGCGCCGCAAGACCTGGATGGCGATCCGCGGCTTCCGCGAGATCGTGCTCATCGTCGGGACCTACTCCCTTTACGACGTGACCCGCTTCCTCGTCGCGGGCGACCACGACGGGGCGATCTCACACGGCCGGGCGATCTTCAACTTCGAGCAGCGGTGGAACATCGCACCCGAGCACTGGCTCAACAAGGCCATCTCCCCGCACGTGCTGCTGGCCGTGCCGTCGGACTACATCTACGCGACGCTGCACTACGTCGTCACGCCGATCGTCTTGATCTGGTTGTGGCGGCGGCACCCGCCGTTCTACGGCGGCGCGCGGAACGTGCTGCTGTTCACGACGTTGATCGGCCTCGCGTGCTTCAGCCTCTACCCGGTCGCGCCACCCCGCCTGCTCGGCGGCTTCATCGACACGATGGCGAAGTACTCGCATTACGGCTGGTGGGGCAAGGCGGCGAGCGCACCACGCGGGTTCGGGCATGACACCAACCAGTACGCCGCGATGCCCTCGCTGCACGTCGGTTGGGCGCTGTGGTCCGGGTGGCAGCTGGTCAAGCACGGCAAGCATCGAGTGACCCGTTGGCTCGGTGTGCTCTATCCGATCGTGCTGTCGATCGTGGTGGTGGCCACGGCGAACCACTACTTGCTCGACGTGGTGGGTGGGGTTGCCGCGGTGTTGCTGGGCACGGTAATGGCGTGGCTGTTCGGCCGGATCGGCTGGTCGAAGTTGCTTCCGGTGGCGACGGAACACCCGCCGCCCTCGTCGACCACCTGA
- a CDS encoding fibronectin type III domain-containing protein: MPRPGHRTRAAATLAAAGLLCLGGVAGSGPAGASPPTPAHHTAAAKHSAGSGRPKISVPSITHLPDAYEMLAISCVSVKHCVAVGYGAGTGKGAIDGGVLYPVTDGKPGKPLISSDATSVFYGVSCVTVTRCVVVGEGTPTSKSGEVAEAWLWHGGKLSFIDQTSATTVISSEFRGVDCWSSTRCMAVGYAYHNTKTLLDQPIAVFASIDLKSSPTDDVVLNDTAGYAAAVTCPTSTICYAGGASVGASAEEMEISKHSAISGVVQTGSASGIEGIACESASSCEGAEVQDLPMFGQFQGWVEHLGSKLSGKEIEVTSTSQFYAIARVNSSYYLAVGEFVGSWTSDLVSASGKPGTTTNSRGGYLQGVACPVQTECLGVGFSSDSASKQPGGNDGVDGAIGIFHLKTAPGAPTVKVEKTGHHSAKVRITPPASDGDKTITSYRLTVLGCQPHHKKCTLVTVKTQHVKPSKLTVTVSGLKRHSTYEVYATATNTIGTGPASARKHADTH; this comes from the coding sequence ATGCCGCGGCCGGGGCACCGCACCCGCGCTGCCGCCACACTCGCGGCGGCTGGGCTGCTGTGCCTCGGCGGGGTCGCGGGATCGGGCCCGGCGGGGGCAAGCCCGCCGACCCCGGCTCACCACACGGCGGCCGCGAAGCATTCGGCGGGCAGCGGCCGACCGAAGATCTCGGTGCCGTCGATCACGCATCTGCCGGACGCCTACGAGATGTTGGCGATCAGCTGCGTTTCCGTGAAGCACTGTGTCGCGGTCGGTTACGGCGCCGGGACGGGCAAGGGCGCAATCGACGGGGGCGTGCTGTATCCCGTCACCGACGGCAAGCCGGGCAAGCCGTTGATCTCCAGCGACGCGACCTCGGTCTTCTACGGCGTCTCCTGCGTGACGGTCACGCGTTGCGTGGTCGTCGGTGAGGGAACGCCGACGTCGAAGTCGGGCGAGGTCGCCGAAGCGTGGCTGTGGCACGGGGGGAAGCTGTCGTTCATCGACCAGACCAGCGCCACCACGGTCATCTCTTCGGAGTTCCGTGGCGTCGACTGCTGGTCCTCCACCCGCTGCATGGCGGTGGGTTACGCCTACCACAACACCAAGACCCTGCTCGACCAGCCGATCGCTGTGTTCGCCTCGATCGACCTGAAGAGCTCGCCGACCGACGACGTGGTACTCAACGACACCGCCGGTTATGCCGCGGCCGTCACCTGCCCGACGTCGACGATCTGCTACGCGGGCGGCGCGTCTGTCGGTGCATCGGCGGAGGAGATGGAGATCTCCAAGCACTCCGCCATCTCCGGCGTCGTGCAGACGGGTTCCGCCTCGGGCATCGAGGGCATCGCCTGCGAGTCGGCAAGCTCCTGCGAGGGCGCGGAGGTGCAGGACCTGCCGATGTTCGGGCAGTTCCAAGGCTGGGTCGAGCATCTCGGCTCGAAACTCAGCGGGAAAGAGATCGAGGTGACCTCGACCTCGCAGTTCTATGCGATCGCGCGGGTCAACTCGTCGTACTACCTGGCCGTTGGCGAGTTCGTGGGTAGCTGGACCAGCGACCTCGTGTCGGCATCAGGAAAGCCGGGTACGACGACCAACTCCCGCGGTGGCTACCTGCAGGGAGTCGCATGCCCGGTGCAGACCGAGTGTCTCGGTGTCGGCTTTTCTTCCGACTCCGCCTCGAAGCAGCCGGGCGGAAACGACGGTGTCGACGGCGCGATCGGGATCTTCCACCTGAAGACCGCTCCGGGTGCGCCGACGGTCAAGGTGGAGAAGACCGGGCATCACTCCGCGAAGGTGCGCATCACACCGCCGGCCAGCGATGGGGACAAGACGATCACGAGCTACCGCCTCACCGTGCTCGGTTGTCAGCCGCATCACAAGAAGTGCACGCTGGTCACCGTCAAGACCCAGCACGTGAAGCCGAGCAAGCTCACGGTCACGGTTTCGGGGCTGAAGCGTCATTCAACCTACGAGGTCTATGCGACCGCCACGAACACGATCGGCACCGGCCCCGCGTCCGCCCGCAAGCACGCCGACACGCACTGA